The genomic segment ACTCCGAGTTCAAGGTCGTCGAGAAGTTCGACGGCACGAGCGACAGCTCCAAGTGCGAGACGGTCAAGACGTCCGAGATCGCCTACTACCAGTCGGGCAAGGGCCACAACGTCGTGCTCTGCCTGAAGAAGGCGTAATCGGCAGCAGGAACCAGCGAGGGGCGTTGTTTCACGGTTTCACGTGAAACAACGCCCCTCGGCGTATGTCGGAGAGCAGTGTCGTCGGAGAGCGGGTGTTTCACGTGAAACACCCACCGGACCCGCTCAGTTCTGGGCGGCCCACCACTCCTTGAGCGCCGCGACCGCCGCGTCCCGTTCCATCGGGCCGTTCTCGAGGCGCAGCTCGAGCAGGAACTTGTAGGCCTGGCCGATGACCGGGCCCGGGCTCACGTCCAGGACCTTCATGATGTCGTTGCCGTCCAGGTCGGGGCGGATCGAGTCCAGCTCTTCCTGCTCCTGGAGGCGGGCGATGCGCTCCTCCAGACCGTCGTACGCGCGCGACAGGGCGTTCGCCTTGCGCTTGTTGCGGGTGGTGCAGTCGGAGCGGGTCAGCTTGTGCAGTCGCTCCAGGAGGGGACCCGCGTCGCGTACATAGCGTCGTACGGCCGAGTCCGTCCACTCTCCCGTGCCGTAGCCGTGGAAGCGCAGGTGAAGCTCGACCAGGCGCGAGACGTCCTTCACGAGCTCGTTGGAGTACTTGAGCGCCGTCATGCGCTTCTTGACCATCTTGGCGCCGACCACCTCGTGGTGGTGGAAGGAGACCCGGCCGTCGCCCTCGAAGCGCCGCGTCTTCGGCTTGCCGATGTCGTGCAGCAGCGCGGCGAGCCGCAGCGTCAGATCGGGGCCGTCCGTCTCCAGGTCCATCGCCTGCTCGAGGACGATCAGCGAGTGGTCGTACACGTCCTTGTGACGGTGGTGCTCGTCCCGCTCCAGACGCAGGGCGGGCAGCTCCGGGAGGACGCGGTCGGCGAGGCCCGTGTCGACCAGGAGGGCGAGGCCCTGGCGCGGGTGTGCGGAGAGAAGCAGTTTGTTCAATTCGTCGCGTACGCGCTCCGCCGAGACGATGTCGATGCGCTCGGCCATCGCCTTCATCGCGGCGACGACGTCCGGAGCCACCTCGAAGTCCAGCTGCGCGGCGAAGCGCGCGGCCCGGAGCATCCGCAGCGGGTCGTCGGAGAAGGAGTCCTCCGGCGTGCCGGGGGTGCGCAGCACACGGTCCGCGAGGTCGTCGAGCCCACCGTGGGGGTCGACGAACTCCTTCTCGGGGAGCGCCACGGCCATCGCGTTGACGGTGAAGTCACGGCGCACGAGGTCTTCCTCGATGGAGTCGCCGTAGGACACCTCGGGCTTGCGCGAGGTCCTGTCGTACGCCTCCGACCG from the Streptomyces venezuelae genome contains:
- a CDS encoding CCA tRNA nucleotidyltransferase, with product MPNANEDNPSALSQVQRRAVSELLRVSPVADDLARRFQEAGFSLALVGGSVRDALLGRLGNDLDFTTDARPEDVLKIVRPWADAVWEVGIAFGTVGSQKDGYQIEVTTYRSEAYDRTSRKPEVSYGDSIEEDLVRRDFTVNAMAVALPEKEFVDPHGGLDDLADRVLRTPGTPEDSFSDDPLRMLRAARFAAQLDFEVAPDVVAAMKAMAERIDIVSAERVRDELNKLLLSAHPRQGLALLVDTGLADRVLPELPALRLERDEHHRHKDVYDHSLIVLEQAMDLETDGPDLTLRLAALLHDIGKPKTRRFEGDGRVSFHHHEVVGAKMVKKRMTALKYSNELVKDVSRLVELHLRFHGYGTGEWTDSAVRRYVRDAGPLLERLHKLTRSDCTTRNKRKANALSRAYDGLEERIARLQEQEELDSIRPDLDGNDIMKVLDVSPGPVIGQAYKFLLELRLENGPMERDAAVAALKEWWAAQN